The Neoarius graeffei isolate fNeoGra1 chromosome 7, fNeoGra1.pri, whole genome shotgun sequence genome includes a region encoding these proteins:
- the si:dkey-191g9.7 gene encoding G protein-regulated inducer of neurite outgrowth 2 — MAEIGCPVSEPFPPGSTIPSNPTVTNDIIPLSAELKDIKPEEIQKSSSEVPCSEKVLEDGGHIKEKDKCLHNDPCPHGIAEVHISDEACAQMASGANHKNEQASLSLTEEASSLHTYLGEENPSPTKQYFQRSQADTLQVQQKAHIHPLQSETIESSSLNKKQEAPNPSLVSKEPTHTQQSSSATTFCVAESSPIQPSSVQICTSGSSQVSGEFARDIKPSTLEAAACCSPYHHVAVEDTFAAYCHPQPIPAPAQLVPRLMNMEGDYKGKKAGPTLLSLPPLVSSISETRLDSKRLVHCCSLDCKWPGPLPQGGSREQSMKEGRNMRDAGTMTSCRELKDIGVQVGQDSERSPQHVFPKVCLVDEGVNGNDKLPVQQKTPVKDVKWDSEGMTWEIYGASVDPEELGLAIQRHLELQIKETAERAARLSQKNKTTSHLGNEKRKWKRRTGVIAALRPSICCSRPSNVVE, encoded by the coding sequence ATGGCAGAGATTGGGTGCCCCGTGTCTGAACCGTTTCCACCTGGGAGCACCATTCCATCCAACCCTACTGTCACAAATGACATTATTCCACTTTCTGCTGAACTGAAAGACATCAAACCTGAGGAGATACAGAAGAGTTCTAGTGAAGTACCATGCTCAGAAAAAGTCCTGGAAGATGGAGGGCATATAAAAGAAAAAGATAAATGCCTTCACAATGACCCATGCCCCCACGGTATTGCAGAGGTTCACATATCTGATGAAGCATGTGCCCAGATGGCATCTGGTGCGAACCATAAGAATGAACAGGCATCACTGTCTCTCACAGAGGAAGCCTCCTCATTACACACATACCTAGGAGAAGAGAACCCATCCCCAACCAAGCAATATTTTCAGAGGAGTCAAGCAGATACCCTTCAAGTACAGCAAAAGGCCCATATTCATCCTCTTCAAAGTGAAACAATTGAGTCTAGCTCTCTGAATAAGAAACAAGAAGCACCCAATCCGTCCTTAGTTTCTAAGGAGCCCACACATACACAACAAAGCAGCAGTGCCACCACTTTCTGCGTAGCAGAAAGCAGCCCAATCCAGCCAAGCTCTGTTCAGATTTGCACTTCTGGCAGTTCTCAGGTGTCAGGAGAGTTTGCGAGGGACATTAAACCCTCTACGCTTGAAGCGGCTGCTTGCTGCAGCCCGTACCATCATGTAGCTGTTGAGGACACGTTTGCTGCCTACTGTCACCCCCAGCCCATACCTGCTCCTGCCCAACTTGTACCACGACTAATGAACATGGAGGGAGACTACAAGGGAAAGAAAGCAGGACCAACCTTGTTATCTCTTCCTCCACTCGTTTCCTCCATCAGTGAGACAAGACTGGATTCTAAAAGACTGGTCCACTGCTGTAGTCTGGACTGTAAATGGCCTGGTCCTTTGCCCCAGGGTGGAAGTAGGGAGCAATCAATGAAAGAGGGTAGAAACATGAGAGATGCAGGGACTATGACCTCCTGCAGGGAGCTGAAGGACATAGGGGTGCAAGTGGGTCAAGACTCAGAAAGGTCACCTCAACATGTCTTCCCAAAGGTATGTCTGGTGGATGAGGGGGTGAATGGAAATGACAAGCTTCCAGTGCAACAGAAAACTCCTGTAAAGGATGTGAAGTGGGATTCAGAAGGAATGACATGGGAAATCTATGGTGCCTCTGTGGACCCTGAGGAACTGGGCTTGGCTATTCAAAGGCACTTGGAGCTGCAGATCAAGGAGACTGCAGAGAGAGCAGCAAGGCTCTCACAGAAGAACAAGACCACTTCACACTTGGGAAATGAGAAAAGGAAATGGAAGAGGAGGACGGGAGTAATTGCAGCTCTTCGTCCTTCAATCTGTTGTAGCCGGCCCTCTAATGTCGTGGAATAA